One genomic region from Leifsonia sp. Root1293 encodes:
- the glmU gene encoding bifunctional UDP-N-acetylglucosamine diphosphorylase/glucosamine-1-phosphate N-acetyltransferase GlmU: MTDQNLAIVVLAAGQGTRMKSSLPKLLHPLGGMPIVSHVLATARKLDAAHVISVVRYERDRVAAVIGADMPESVIVDQDEVAGTGRAVELAIEALPDGFTGEVLVVNGDVPLLDADTLGRFIAAHRAAAAAASVMSLFPHDVTGYGRIVRTHDGAFDRIVEQKDASETERAIGEANAGIYVFGVNQLRDQLANVTTDNAQGEKYLTDVIGLLRAAGSEVAAVPVDDAWLVAGINDRAQLSEAALQLNALIVRGWQLAGVTIQDPATTWIDVTATLAPDVTVKPGTQILGASVIATGAVIGPDTTLVDTEVGEGATVKRTDATLSVIEAGATVGPFSYLRPGTILGADGKIGAFVETKNANIGVGSKVPHLSYVGDATIGEGSNIGAGSIFANYDGVEKNRSEVGSHVRTGSHGVFVAPVRIGDGAYTGAGTVVRKDVPPGALAISVAQQRNLDGWVSRKRPGTAADAAAQAANPGSE; this comes from the coding sequence ATGACCGACCAGAACCTTGCGATCGTCGTGCTCGCCGCCGGCCAGGGCACGCGCATGAAATCGTCGCTGCCGAAGCTGCTGCATCCGCTCGGCGGCATGCCGATCGTCTCGCATGTGCTCGCAACGGCACGCAAGCTCGATGCGGCCCACGTGATCAGCGTCGTGCGCTACGAGCGCGACCGCGTCGCAGCCGTGATCGGCGCCGACATGCCCGAGAGCGTGATCGTCGACCAGGACGAGGTGGCGGGCACCGGGCGTGCGGTCGAGCTTGCGATCGAGGCCCTTCCCGACGGATTCACCGGCGAGGTGCTCGTCGTGAACGGAGACGTTCCGCTGCTCGACGCCGACACCCTCGGCCGCTTCATCGCCGCACACAGGGCCGCCGCCGCCGCGGCGAGCGTCATGTCGCTGTTCCCGCACGACGTCACCGGCTACGGCCGCATCGTGCGCACGCACGACGGCGCCTTCGACCGCATCGTCGAGCAGAAGGACGCCAGCGAGACCGAGCGCGCCATCGGAGAGGCCAACGCCGGCATCTACGTCTTCGGCGTGAACCAGCTGCGCGACCAGCTCGCGAACGTGACCACGGACAACGCCCAGGGCGAGAAGTACCTGACCGACGTGATCGGGCTCCTGCGCGCAGCAGGCAGCGAGGTGGCGGCCGTTCCCGTCGACGACGCCTGGCTGGTGGCCGGCATCAACGATCGCGCCCAGCTCTCCGAGGCCGCCCTGCAGCTGAACGCTCTCATCGTGCGCGGCTGGCAGCTGGCCGGCGTCACCATCCAGGACCCGGCGACCACGTGGATCGACGTCACGGCGACGCTCGCGCCCGACGTCACGGTGAAGCCCGGAACGCAGATCCTCGGAGCATCCGTCATCGCCACCGGGGCCGTGATCGGCCCGGACACCACCCTCGTCGACACCGAGGTGGGCGAGGGTGCGACGGTCAAGCGAACGGATGCGACCCTCAGCGTGATCGAGGCCGGTGCCACGGTGGGTCCGTTCTCCTACCTGCGCCCCGGCACCATCCTCGGCGCCGACGGCAAGATCGGCGCCTTCGTCGAGACCAAGAACGCGAACATCGGCGTCGGCAGCAAGGTGCCGCACCTCTCCTACGTCGGCGACGCCACGATCGGAGAGGGCTCGAACATCGGCGCCGGCTCGATCTTCGCCAACTACGACGGCGTCGAGAAGAACCGCTCCGAAGTGGGATCGCACGTTCGCACCGGGTCGCACGGCGTCTTCGTCGCCCCCGTTAGGATTGGTGACGGAGCGTACACCGGCGCAGGAACCGTCGTCCGCAAGGACGTCCCGCCCGGAGCCCTCGCCATCTCGGTCGCGCAGCAGCGCAACCTCGATGGCTGGGTCAGTCGGAAGCGTCCCGGAACGGCCGCCGATGCGGCGGCCCAGGCCGCCAACCCGGGGTCAGAATGA
- a CDS encoding pyridoxine/pyridoxamine 5'-phosphate oxidase codes for MSESVRRMLRALPDFPDELPEFDPETAPSDPVELFIDWLEAAVVRGIRQPHAFSLATTDASGRVSSRMLILKDIDDGGWCFATSRLSRKGRELVENRAVALNFFWAELGRQVRVTGDAVELSAEVSAADWAARPSADGAPNPTWQVYSVRPREIEFWQARHDRNHIRHRYDF; via the coding sequence GTGAGTGAATCCGTCAGGAGAATGCTGCGAGCCCTTCCGGACTTCCCCGACGAGCTCCCCGAGTTCGATCCTGAGACGGCGCCGTCGGACCCCGTCGAACTGTTCATCGACTGGCTCGAAGCCGCTGTGGTCCGCGGCATCCGTCAGCCCCATGCCTTCTCGCTGGCGACGACGGATGCCTCCGGCCGGGTGTCGTCGCGCATGCTCATCCTCAAGGACATCGACGACGGCGGCTGGTGCTTCGCCACCTCCAGGCTGTCGCGGAAGGGTCGCGAACTGGTGGAGAACAGGGCGGTCGCCCTGAACTTCTTCTGGGCCGAACTGGGCCGCCAGGTGCGGGTCACCGGTGATGCCGTCGAGCTGTCAGCCGAGGTGTCGGCAGCGGACTGGGCGGCCCGACCCAGCGCCGACGGCGCCCCGAACCCCACGTGGCAGGTGTACTCGGTGCGTCCCCGTGAGATCGAGTTCTGGCAGGCCCGCCACGACCGCAACCACATCCGTCACCGCTACGACTTCTAG
- a CDS encoding methionine ABC transporter permease produces the protein MDALIELQDEFWKAAGETLYMVSITLLIGGAAGLLMGLILYATRAGSLLPNKAIFVVLNVVINFFRPIPFIIFIAAVQPLSRMIIGTGIGINAVIFALSLAASFAIARIVEQNLVTVSPGVIEAARSMGAGPYRILGTIVIPEALGPLILGYTFIFVAIVDMSAVAGLIGGGGLGYFAQLYGYRQFEPVVTWAAVLLIVVFVQIAQFVGNKLARVALRR, from the coding sequence ATGGATGCGCTCATCGAGCTCCAGGACGAATTCTGGAAGGCGGCGGGCGAGACCCTCTACATGGTCTCGATCACCCTGCTCATCGGTGGTGCGGCCGGACTGCTGATGGGTCTCATCCTGTACGCCACCCGCGCAGGAAGCCTGCTGCCCAACAAGGCGATCTTCGTGGTTTTGAACGTGGTCATCAACTTCTTCCGGCCCATCCCGTTCATCATCTTCATCGCCGCCGTGCAGCCGCTGTCCCGCATGATCATCGGCACCGGCATCGGCATCAACGCCGTCATCTTCGCGCTGTCGCTGGCGGCGTCGTTCGCCATCGCCCGCATCGTGGAACAGAATCTCGTGACGGTCTCGCCGGGCGTGATCGAGGCCGCCCGCTCCATGGGAGCCGGCCCCTACCGCATCCTCGGGACCATCGTGATCCCCGAGGCCCTCGGGCCGCTCATCCTCGGCTACACCTTCATCTTCGTGGCGATCGTCGACATGTCGGCCGTGGCCGGTCTGATCGGCGGAGGCGGACTCGGCTACTTCGCCCAGCTCTACGGCTACCGGCAGTTCGAGCCGGTCGTCACCTGGGCCGCGGTCCTGCTGATCGTCGTGTTCGTGCAGATCGCCCAGTTCGTCGGAAACAAGCTCGCGCGGGTGGCCCTGCGGCGTTGA
- a CDS encoding methionine ABC transporter ATP-binding protein → MSLVSLRNVTKTYPSPDKGGERIVAIDDVSLDIEAGDVYGIIGYSGAGKSTLVRLINALEPVTEGSVVIDGEEISGRPERELRSVRLGIGMIFQQFNLFNAKNVWNNVAYPLRVAGWPKDRIAARVDELLDFVGLGEKARSYPDQLSGGQKQRVGVARALATEPRILLADEATSALDPETTQEVLALLKRVNTEFGVTIVVITHEMDVIQSIATKVAVMDGGRVIEKGDVFDVFSNPQNASSRRFVSTVIKGIPSPAELSVLQERHVGRIVTISFRDGNADQAAVFLEIVNAGVAFELVYGGINDIQGRAFGHLTLALRGDDAAIDSAIARIAMSTHVTEVR, encoded by the coding sequence GTGAGCCTCGTCAGTCTGCGCAACGTCACCAAGACCTATCCGTCGCCCGACAAGGGCGGTGAACGGATCGTCGCCATCGACGACGTCTCCCTCGACATCGAGGCCGGCGACGTCTACGGCATCATCGGGTACTCCGGGGCGGGCAAGAGCACGCTCGTGCGTCTCATCAACGCCCTGGAGCCCGTGACCGAGGGCAGTGTCGTCATCGACGGCGAGGAGATCTCGGGGCGGCCGGAGCGTGAACTGCGCTCCGTCCGCCTCGGGATCGGCATGATCTTCCAGCAGTTCAACCTCTTCAACGCCAAGAACGTGTGGAACAACGTCGCCTACCCGCTGCGGGTCGCCGGATGGCCCAAGGACCGCATCGCGGCCAGGGTCGACGAGCTGCTCGACTTCGTGGGCCTCGGCGAGAAGGCGCGCAGCTATCCCGACCAGCTCTCGGGCGGCCAGAAGCAGCGTGTCGGAGTCGCCAGGGCACTCGCGACCGAGCCGCGCATCCTGCTGGCCGACGAGGCGACCAGCGCCCTCGATCCGGAGACCACGCAGGAGGTGCTCGCGCTCCTGAAGCGCGTGAACACCGAGTTCGGGGTCACCATCGTGGTGATCACCCACGAGATGGACGTGATCCAGTCGATCGCCACCAAGGTGGCGGTCATGGACGGCGGTCGCGTGATCGAGAAGGGCGACGTGTTCGACGTCTTCTCGAACCCGCAGAACGCATCATCGCGACGCTTCGTGTCGACGGTGATCAAAGGCATCCCGTCGCCGGCCGAGCTGTCCGTGCTGCAGGAGCGGCACGTCGGACGCATCGTCACGATCTCGTTCAGAGACGGCAACGCCGACCAGGCTGCGGTCTTCCTCGAGATCGTGAACGCCGGAGTGGCCTTCGAGCTGGTCTACGGCGGCATCAACGACATCCAGGGCCGGGCGTTCGGTCACCTCACCCTCGCCCTGCGCGGCGACGATGCTGCGATCGACTCCGCCATCGCCCGCATCGCCATGAGCACGCACGTGACGGAGGTGCGCTGA
- a CDS encoding ABC-F family ATP-binding cassette domain-containing protein encodes MAHLLGGEKLRLEFPTRVIFDGVTVGLNEGDRVGVVGKNGDGKSTLLRLLAGRIEPDDGRVTRRRGVDIGMLDQSDTVDPTLTVAQAVVGGIDEHVWAGDAQARDVIGGLLGDVPWDAVVGTLSGGQRRRVGLAALLVADHDVIFLDEPTNHLDVEGIAWLAGHLRKRWAQNSGGLIVVTHDRWFLDEVCNYTWEVHDQIIEPFEGGYAAYILQRVERDRMSAASEAKRQNLMRKELAWLRRGAPARTAKPKFRIDAANELIENEPPPRDTVELKQMATSRLGKDVVDILDAGVVYDGRTILKDIEWRIAPGERTGVLGVNGAGKSTLLGLVTGTVKPTSGKVKRGTTVRIASLTQELAELKDVQHERVSTIIGRQRSSYVAGGKELTPGQLLERLGFTSAQLATPIKDLSGGQKRRLQLLLILLDEPNVLILDEPTNDLDTDMLAAIEDLLDSWPGTLLVVSHDRYLIERVTDQQYAVMDGHFRHLPRGVEQYLELRRGVTDASADAARKPAASGAGSAATSGKPALGGADKRNAEKELSSLDRRLKKYQGEIAAAHEKLAVHDQSDYSGLGAITAELQKLESTVADLEVRWLEVSELLEG; translated from the coding sequence ATGGCACACCTGCTCGGCGGCGAGAAGCTGCGACTCGAATTCCCCACCCGCGTGATCTTCGACGGCGTCACCGTCGGCCTCAATGAGGGCGATCGCGTCGGCGTCGTCGGAAAGAACGGCGACGGCAAGTCGACGCTGCTGCGCCTGCTCGCCGGCCGCATCGAGCCAGACGACGGCCGTGTCACGCGTCGACGCGGTGTCGACATCGGCATGCTCGACCAGTCCGACACCGTCGACCCGACGCTCACCGTCGCCCAGGCTGTCGTCGGCGGCATCGACGAGCATGTCTGGGCCGGAGACGCCCAGGCACGCGACGTCATCGGCGGACTCCTCGGCGACGTTCCGTGGGACGCCGTCGTCGGCACCCTGTCGGGCGGGCAGCGCCGCCGTGTCGGCCTCGCGGCCCTGCTGGTCGCCGACCACGACGTGATCTTCCTCGACGAGCCGACCAACCACCTCGACGTCGAGGGCATCGCCTGGCTGGCCGGCCACCTCCGCAAGCGCTGGGCCCAGAACTCCGGCGGGCTCATCGTCGTCACCCACGATCGGTGGTTCCTCGACGAGGTGTGCAACTACACCTGGGAGGTGCACGACCAGATCATCGAGCCGTTCGAGGGCGGCTATGCGGCCTACATCCTGCAGCGCGTCGAACGCGACCGCATGTCGGCGGCCAGCGAGGCCAAGCGCCAGAACCTGATGCGCAAGGAGCTCGCCTGGCTGCGCCGCGGTGCTCCTGCGCGCACGGCGAAGCCCAAGTTCCGCATCGACGCGGCCAACGAGCTGATCGAGAACGAGCCGCCGCCCCGCGACACCGTCGAGCTCAAGCAGATGGCGACGTCGCGCCTGGGCAAGGACGTCGTCGACATCCTCGACGCCGGCGTGGTCTACGACGGCCGCACGATCCTCAAGGACATCGAGTGGCGCATCGCGCCGGGGGAGCGCACCGGCGTCCTCGGCGTCAACGGCGCGGGAAAGTCCACCCTGCTCGGCCTCGTCACCGGCACGGTCAAGCCCACCAGCGGCAAGGTCAAGCGCGGCACCACCGTGCGCATCGCGAGCCTCACGCAGGAGCTCGCCGAGCTCAAGGACGTGCAGCACGAGCGCGTGTCGACGATCATCGGCCGCCAGCGCTCGAGCTACGTCGCCGGGGGCAAGGAGCTCACCCCCGGGCAACTGCTCGAACGTCTCGGCTTCACGAGCGCGCAGCTGGCCACGCCCATCAAGGACCTCTCGGGTGGCCAGAAGCGTCGTCTGCAACTGCTGCTGATCCTGCTCGACGAGCCGAACGTGCTCATCCTCGACGAGCCGACGAACGACCTCGACACCGACATGCTGGCGGCCATCGAGGACCTCCTCGACTCCTGGCCGGGCACGCTGCTCGTCGTGAGTCACGATCGCTACCTGATCGAGCGCGTGACCGACCAGCAGTACGCCGTGATGGACGGCCATTTCCGGCACCTGCCCCGCGGCGTCGAGCAGTACCTCGAGCTGCGTCGTGGAGTGACGGATGCCTCGGCGGATGCCGCCCGCAAGCCGGCGGCATCCGGAGCGGGCTCCGCGGCGACGTCGGGAAAGCCCGCCCTCGGCGGAGCCGACAAGCGCAACGCCGAGAAGGAGCTCTCCTCCCTCGACCGGCGCCTCAAGAAGTACCAGGGCGAGATCGCGGCGGCGCACGAGAAGCTCGCCGTGCACGACCAGAGCGACTACTCCGGGCTCGGAGCCATCACCGCCGAGCTGCAGAAGCTCGAGTCGACGGTGGCCGACCTCGAGGTGCGCTGGCTCGAGGTCTCGGAGCTTCTGGAGGGCTGA
- a CDS encoding ribose-phosphate diphosphokinase: MTSGHRTVEQSGVRVSGINITGQKHLVLVSGRAHPQLAKDIAAELGSELIPTDARTFANGEIYARFDESVRGCDAFVIQSHTSPINEWLMEQLIMVDALKRASAKRITVVSPFYPYARQDKKGRGREPISARLVADLYKAAGADRIMSVDLHAAQIQGFFDGPVDHLFAMPVLLEHFQSKLDPATLTVVSPDMGRVRVADIWSDKLGVPLAIIHKRRDPLVPNQVSVHEIVGEVNGRVCLLVDDLIDTGRTIVKAAEALKAAGAIGVVVAATHAVFSDPATQILQSDAVDEVVVTDTLPVPEAKRFDKLTILPIAPLLAQAIDAVFNDESVTSMFDGAA, translated from the coding sequence ATGACCAGCGGTCACCGTACCGTCGAACAGAGCGGAGTCCGAGTGTCCGGAATCAATATCACCGGCCAGAAGCACCTCGTCCTGGTGTCGGGGCGAGCGCACCCGCAGCTCGCGAAGGACATCGCGGCGGAGCTGGGCAGTGAACTCATTCCGACGGATGCCCGCACCTTCGCCAACGGCGAGATCTACGCGCGCTTCGACGAGAGCGTGCGCGGCTGCGACGCCTTCGTCATCCAGTCGCACACGTCGCCCATCAACGAGTGGCTCATGGAGCAGCTCATCATGGTGGACGCCCTGAAGCGCGCCTCGGCGAAGCGCATCACCGTCGTGTCTCCGTTCTACCCCTACGCCCGCCAGGACAAGAAGGGCCGCGGCCGCGAGCCGATCAGCGCCAGGCTCGTCGCCGACCTGTACAAGGCAGCCGGCGCCGACCGCATCATGAGCGTCGACCTGCACGCCGCCCAGATCCAGGGCTTCTTCGACGGGCCTGTGGACCACCTCTTCGCCATGCCCGTCCTGCTCGAGCACTTCCAGTCCAAGCTCGACCCGGCGACCCTCACCGTCGTCTCGCCCGATATGGGCCGCGTGCGCGTCGCCGACATCTGGAGCGACAAGCTGGGCGTTCCGCTCGCCATCATCCACAAGCGCCGCGACCCGCTGGTGCCGAACCAGGTCTCGGTGCACGAGATCGTCGGTGAGGTCAACGGCCGCGTCTGCCTGCTGGTCGACGACCTGATCGACACCGGACGCACCATCGTCAAGGCGGCCGAGGCCCTGAAGGCCGCTGGAGCCATCGGCGTCGTGGTCGCCGCGACCCACGCCGTCTTCAGCGACCCCGCAACGCAGATCCTGCAGAGCGACGCCGTCGACGAGGTCGTCGTCACGGACACCCTGCCCGTGCCGGAGGCCAAGCGCTTCGACAAGCTCACGATCCTCCCGATCGCGCCGCTTCTCGCTCAGGCGATCGACGCCGTCTTCAACGACGAGTCGGTCACGTCGATGTTCGACGGCGCAGCCTAG
- a CDS encoding MetQ/NlpA family ABC transporter substrate-binding protein, whose protein sequence is MSRSSKKSLSIVAALAAVPLVFALSGCATGSANASGDDADTTVTIGVVGKSDPQWAPFVEAAEDEGITVELVDFADYAQPNPALTEGELDLNQFQHIVYLAGYNVSADEDLVPIGSTAIYPLGLYSTKYDSVEDIKKGDTVAIPDDDANLARGLLVLQSAGLVSLKGGGSIYSGLNDIDTDKSKVKVTTLEASLTPSSLPDVAAAIINNDYVEDAGLKASDAIAQDDPADASALPYVNIFAAKAEDKDNKTYAKLVEIFQDTQAVQDGLLEASGGTAVPLKTPVADLEASLKTVEADTRKNG, encoded by the coding sequence ATGTCACGCAGCAGCAAGAAGTCACTGTCCATCGTTGCGGCGCTCGCCGCCGTCCCCCTCGTCTTCGCCCTCTCGGGGTGCGCCACCGGATCCGCGAACGCGTCGGGTGACGACGCCGACACGACGGTCACCATCGGCGTCGTCGGCAAGAGCGACCCGCAGTGGGCGCCCTTCGTCGAGGCGGCCGAAGACGAGGGCATCACCGTCGAACTCGTCGACTTCGCGGACTACGCGCAGCCCAACCCGGCACTCACCGAGGGCGAGCTCGACCTCAACCAGTTCCAGCACATCGTCTACCTCGCGGGATACAACGTGTCGGCCGATGAGGACCTGGTACCGATCGGCTCGACGGCCATCTACCCGCTCGGCCTGTACTCGACGAAGTACGACTCCGTCGAGGACATCAAGAAGGGTGACACCGTCGCGATCCCGGATGACGACGCCAACCTCGCACGCGGCCTGCTCGTGCTGCAGTCGGCCGGCCTCGTCAGCCTGAAGGGCGGGGGCAGCATCTACTCGGGCCTGAACGACATCGACACCGACAAGTCCAAGGTGAAGGTCACGACCCTCGAGGCCTCGCTCACGCCCTCGTCGCTGCCCGACGTCGCCGCGGCGATCATCAACAACGACTACGTCGAGGATGCCGGTCTGAAGGCGTCCGACGCGATCGCACAGGACGACCCGGCCGACGCCTCCGCGCTGCCATACGTCAACATCTTCGCGGCCAAGGCCGAGGACAAGGACAACAAGACGTACGCCAAGCTGGTCGAGATCTTCCAGGACACCCAGGCCGTTCAGGACGGCCTGCTCGAGGCGTCCGGCGGAACCGCTGTTCCGCTGAAGACCCCCGTCGCCGACCTCGAGGCCTCCCTCAAGACCGTCGAGGCCGACACCCGGAAGAACGGCTGA
- a CDS encoding long-chain-fatty-acid--CoA ligase, with protein sequence MTTPRPWLDSYAEGVPHDIDLPDGSLYDMLAASVTQYPDNVALEFFGRTTTYAELGAQVDRAAEGLRLLGVQKGDTVALVLPNCPQHVAAFYAVLRLGAIVIEHNPLYTPRELRHQFEDHGATVVIAWNKVVATIQDFPSDVAVETIISIDVTRAMPFLTRTALKLPVARARESRAALTTKVRGTTSWEDLLKAAPIDEHIVAPSVGDVALIQYTSGTTGSPKGATLTHLNLAANAAQSRAWVPTIARGTSVVYAVLPMFHAYGLTLCLTFAMSMGSRLVLFPKFDPDLVLAVMKKHPATFLPAVPPIYERLRKAAESEGVSLAGIEIAISGAMPLSAEVVEPWEALTGGYLVEGYGLSETSPVLMANPVAPTRKAGTVGLPLSSTEVRVVDPEDPTQDRGTDEEGELIVRGPQVFSGYWKKPDESAAVFVPATDGGSDWFRTGDIVALDSDGFVRIVDRIKELIITGGFNVAPSEVEEALRMHPDVLDAAVVGLPDEHSGEKVVAAVVLREGAELDEQSIRDQARAELAAYKVPKRVVAVDELPKSLIGKVIRRQVRDRLLNG encoded by the coding sequence ATCACGACCCCGCGCCCCTGGCTCGACTCGTACGCCGAGGGCGTGCCCCATGACATCGATCTGCCGGACGGCTCGCTGTACGACATGCTCGCGGCTTCCGTAACCCAGTATCCGGACAACGTGGCCCTCGAGTTCTTCGGGCGGACGACCACCTACGCCGAACTCGGTGCCCAGGTCGACCGGGCGGCCGAGGGGCTGCGCCTGCTCGGCGTGCAGAAGGGCGACACCGTCGCCCTCGTGCTTCCGAACTGCCCGCAGCACGTGGCCGCCTTCTATGCCGTGCTGCGCCTCGGCGCCATCGTCATCGAGCACAACCCGCTCTACACTCCGCGGGAACTGCGGCACCAGTTCGAGGATCACGGTGCCACGGTCGTCATCGCCTGGAACAAGGTCGTCGCCACCATCCAGGACTTCCCGTCGGACGTCGCTGTCGAGACCATCATCTCCATCGACGTGACGCGGGCCATGCCGTTCCTCACCCGCACGGCCCTCAAGCTGCCGGTCGCCCGGGCGCGCGAGTCACGCGCCGCCCTGACCACGAAGGTGCGCGGCACGACGTCATGGGAGGACCTGCTGAAGGCAGCGCCCATCGACGAGCACATCGTGGCGCCATCCGTCGGCGATGTCGCCCTCATCCAGTACACCAGCGGCACCACCGGAAGCCCGAAGGGGGCGACCCTCACGCACCTCAACCTGGCCGCGAACGCCGCGCAGTCGCGGGCCTGGGTGCCCACCATCGCGCGCGGCACCAGCGTGGTCTACGCCGTGCTGCCGATGTTCCACGCCTACGGGCTCACGCTCTGCCTGACCTTCGCCATGAGCATGGGGTCCCGCCTGGTGCTGTTCCCGAAGTTCGACCCCGACCTGGTGCTGGCCGTGATGAAGAAGCATCCGGCGACCTTCCTCCCCGCCGTGCCGCCGATCTACGAACGGCTGCGCAAGGCGGCCGAGAGCGAGGGCGTCTCGCTCGCCGGCATCGAGATCGCCATCTCGGGTGCGATGCCGCTCTCCGCCGAGGTCGTCGAACCATGGGAGGCACTCACCGGCGGCTACCTCGTGGAGGGGTACGGACTCTCGGAGACCTCGCCCGTGCTCATGGCCAATCCCGTCGCGCCGACCCGCAAGGCCGGAACCGTCGGCCTCCCGCTCTCCTCGACCGAGGTGCGGGTCGTCGACCCGGAGGATCCGACGCAGGACAGGGGGACCGACGAGGAGGGCGAACTGATCGTGCGCGGTCCTCAGGTCTTCTCGGGCTACTGGAAGAAGCCCGACGAGAGCGCTGCCGTGTTCGTTCCTGCCACGGACGGCGGCTCCGACTGGTTCCGCACCGGCGACATCGTGGCGCTCGACTCCGACGGCTTCGTGCGCATCGTCGATCGCATCAAGGAGCTCATCATCACCGGAGGCTTCAACGTGGCCCCGAGCGAGGTCGAGGAGGCGCTGCGGATGCACCCCGACGTGCTCGACGCCGCCGTCGTCGGCCTGCCGGACGAGCACAGCGGTGAGAAGGTCGTCGCCGCCGTCGTGCTGAGGGAGGGCGCCGAACTCGACGAGCAGTCGATCCGCGACCAGGCTCGCGCCGAGTTGGCCGCCTACAAGGTTCCGAAGCGGGTCGTGGCCGTCGACGAACTGCCCAAGTCCCTCATCGGCAAGGTCATCAGGCGCCAGGTGCGCGACCGACTTCTGAACGGCTGA
- a CDS encoding MarR family winged helix-turn-helix transcriptional regulator yields MPSNDEVDRIVDAWGRERPDLDFSPLQVLSRVGRLAKHLDRERRSAFSRAGLESWEFDVLSALRRAGAPYQLSPKQLLQQTLVSSGTMTNRIDRLVDLGLVTRQTDPRDGRGVLVVMTAAGLDQVDAAITQLVEAEADLLDTLSASDQDRLAGLLRKLSLDFD; encoded by the coding sequence ATGCCGAGCAATGACGAGGTCGACCGCATCGTGGATGCGTGGGGACGCGAACGCCCCGATCTCGATTTCTCCCCCCTTCAGGTGCTCTCGCGTGTCGGCAGGCTCGCGAAGCACCTCGACCGGGAGCGTCGCAGCGCCTTCTCGCGCGCCGGTCTCGAGTCGTGGGAGTTCGACGTGCTCTCGGCGCTGCGCCGGGCCGGAGCGCCGTACCAGCTCTCCCCGAAGCAACTGCTGCAGCAGACGCTGGTCTCCAGCGGCACGATGACCAACCGCATCGACAGGCTCGTGGACCTCGGGCTCGTGACGCGTCAGACCGACCCGCGCGACGGCAGGGGCGTGCTCGTGGTGATGACCGCCGCCGGCCTCGATCAGGTCGACGCCGCCATCACGCAGCTCGTCGAAGCCGAGGCCGACCTCCTCGACACCCTGAGCGCATCGGACCAGGATCGGCTCGCCGGCCTGCTCCGCAAGCTCAGTCTCGACTTCGACTGA
- a CDS encoding TMEM175 family protein produces the protein MADRTERVARRTGAESRYRRLLMQGTNTERLVFFSDAVMAIAMTLLVLEIHIPEVADDEIGRVLVENVGVFGAYALSFTIIGVNWITHHRKFSVIDRYDTPLLRINLVFLFLIAVLPVATIALTMYQLPVVVALYALDVAGISLVQLWIWVYAWRHDLIRDDVDFDVYALSVRNQFPVPAIFLVSIPVALFVDPVWAMYFWILIVPLAVITARLPLPNQRRSERLVAIRVEARTAENERIEEEDLAIAAVEAAAALSRSRD, from the coding sequence ATGGCTGATCGGACCGAGCGCGTCGCACGCCGAACCGGAGCGGAGAGCCGCTACCGGCGCCTGCTCATGCAGGGCACGAACACCGAGCGCCTGGTGTTCTTCAGCGACGCCGTCATGGCCATCGCGATGACCCTGCTCGTACTGGAGATCCACATCCCCGAGGTGGCCGATGACGAGATCGGGCGGGTGCTGGTGGAGAACGTCGGCGTCTTCGGCGCCTACGCGCTGAGCTTCACCATCATCGGCGTGAACTGGATCACCCATCACCGCAAGTTCAGCGTCATCGATCGCTACGACACCCCGCTGCTGCGCATCAACCTGGTCTTCCTGTTCCTCATCGCCGTGCTCCCGGTCGCGACCATCGCACTGACCATGTACCAACTGCCCGTCGTCGTCGCGCTGTACGCGCTCGACGTGGCCGGCATCAGCTTGGTGCAGCTGTGGATCTGGGTCTACGCCTGGCGGCACGATCTCATCCGCGACGACGTCGACTTCGACGTCTACGCCCTGAGCGTGCGGAACCAGTTCCCCGTGCCTGCGATCTTCCTGGTGTCGATCCCGGTGGCATTGTTCGTCGACCCCGTGTGGGCGATGTACTTCTGGATCCTCATCGTCCCGCTCGCGGTCATCACGGCCCGGCTGCCTCTGCCCAACCAGCGACGGAGCGAGCGGCTCGTGGCCATCAGGGTCGAGGCGCGCACGGCGGAGAACGAACGGATCGAGGAGGAGGACCTCGCCATCGCGGCCGTCGAAGCCGCAGCGGCACTCAGTCGAAGTCGAGACTGA